The Diadema setosum chromosome 1, eeDiaSeto1, whole genome shotgun sequence genome has a window encoding:
- the LOC140236172 gene encoding uncharacterized protein isoform X2, translated as MKSVEPSADLPPASSHAMLTYSALPVRKPYHHHREMPKNLTGAFLSHDAYGLPSNKQQVQRIPPLARPRGVVYQGQPSSSYHTRQQHRHDVMVRKRGDGKGFQPLPIKRAKPKVPRHEYHSPSHHVISPRPDLQAVTRKSARNYVPASNDGITHLEDLRSLSSGASDQPVQEVQVIESMLDSIDLASKESDRNLVGLVECYKRICKGNASSVHNLMAASQTKPGKHKKRKMPASNKDTPLVIRSFRNPQNPHPVVQYSSPKDRPKSSQSASRPPVPAPYFYSSRGLPQTSDEGGNRVRLTRLPGTANRTSDAVLAAPGAGSISRSAGSRAGSRANAQNPPEGVEGTRPPSIHSNAKFVNSDDVYALRDSFHVPASTPVTSVLDINKLSETEGGDHNSGQPRPSDSQPGSGTPSLNGRTEIPTGGDHNNSPANGDMELTSVTGESVDMMEGRGGAETVAGGNDGGSMAIVISLEEEDGTVKTVDLEEEERKATESSSNHSDADEAAEKFKESQAKKQAELDQLLQEHQQIVSQIEELEKMKEGGEDMEEEEA; from the exons GATGCTTATGGACTTCCCAGCAACAAGCAGCAGGTACAGCGCATTCCTCCCCTGGCCAGGCCCAGGGGTGTGGTCTACCAGGGACAGCCCTCCTCAAGCTATCACACCAGACAG CAACATCGGCACGATGTCATGGTCAGGAAGAGGGGAGATGGCAAAGGTTTCCAGCCGCTACCAATCAAG AGGGCCAAGCCAAAAGTACCACGTCACGAGTACCACAGCCCCTCCCATCATGTGATCAGTCCCCGCCCAGACCTACAGGCAGTCACAAG GAAATCAGCCAGAAATTACGTCCCGGCGTCCAACGACGGCATCACCCACTTGGAGGACCTGCGGTCCCTGTCCAGCGGGGCGAGTGACCAGCCTGTCCAGGAGGTACAGGTCATTGAGAGCATGCTGGACAGCATTGACCTGGCCTCCAAGGAGAGTGACCGGAACTTGGTGGGACTCGTGGAGTGTTACAAAAGGATATGCAAG GGTAATGCTTCAAGTGTACATAATTTGATGGCAGCCAGTCAGACAAAGCCAGGGAAAcataaaaagaggaaaatgcCGGCCAGTAATAAAGATACTCCACTCGTCATAAG GAGTTTCCGCAACCCCCAAAACCCACACCCCGTCGTCCAGTACTCCAGCCCAAAGGACCGACCGAAGTCATCGCAAAGCGCCTCACGGCCCCCTGTGCCCGCCCCGTACTTCTACAGCAGCCGCGGCCTGCCCCAGACGTCAGACGAGGGCGGGAACAGAGTCCGGCTGACTCGGCTCCCAG GTACTGCAAACAGGACCTCTGATGCAGTTCTGGCAGCCCCTGGAGCAGGGTCAATATCCAGGTCAGCTGGGAGTAGGGCGGGGTCTCGAGCAAACGCCCAGAACCCTCCAGAGGGTGTAGAAGGGACGAGACCTCCAAGCATACACAGCAATGCAAAGTTTGTCAACTCTGATGACGTCTATGCATTACGG GACTCATTCCACGTCCCGGCCAGTACACCGGTGACATCCGTCCTGGACATCAACAAGCTGTCAGAGACAGAAGGAGGAGATCACAACTCAG GCCAGCCGAGGCCTTCCGATAGCCAACCCGGCAGCGGCACTCCCAGCCTGAATGGCAGGACGGAGATCCCCACAGGCGGGGACCACAACAACTCCCCAGCGAACGGCGACATGGAGCTGACCTCCGTGACAGGGGAGAGTGTGGACATGATGGAGGGAAGAGGAGGGGCGGAGACGGTTGCCGGGGGCAATGACGGCGGGAGCATGGCCATCGTCATCTCGCTGGAGGAGGAGGACGGGACGGTGAAGACGGTGGACctggaggaagaggagagaaaagCAACAG AATCAAGCAGCAATCACAGTGATGCTGATGAAGCAGCAGAAAAGTTTAAG GAATCCCAGGCCAAGAAGCAGGCCGAGTTGGACCAACTCCTGCAGGAACACCAGCAGATCGTGTCCCAGATTGAGGAGCTAGAGAAGATGAAGGAGGGGGGCGAGGatatggaggaggaggaggcgtgA
- the LOC140236172 gene encoding uncharacterized protein isoform X1, with protein sequence MKEGWTNTRHARGETTLLSQRAHDNIAQIGAVQGGRVRPGSGKIGLAPADSRTDAVRPYFRTNEFNSDFISPNIPAYPFQLYSPPSWSHPYCYIPPNLPYAPPLRLHLPIPGQPKQQHRHDVMVRKRGDGKGFQPLPIKRAKPKVPRHEYHSPSHHVISPRPDLQAVTRKSARNYVPASNDGITHLEDLRSLSSGASDQPVQEVQVIESMLDSIDLASKESDRNLVGLVECYKRICKGNASSVHNLMAASQTKPGKHKKRKMPASNKDTPLVIRSFRNPQNPHPVVQYSSPKDRPKSSQSASRPPVPAPYFYSSRGLPQTSDEGGNRVRLTRLPGTANRTSDAVLAAPGAGSISRSAGSRAGSRANAQNPPEGVEGTRPPSIHSNAKFVNSDDVYALRDSFHVPASTPVTSVLDINKLSETEGGDHNSGQPRPSDSQPGSGTPSLNGRTEIPTGGDHNNSPANGDMELTSVTGESVDMMEGRGGAETVAGGNDGGSMAIVISLEEEDGTVKTVDLEEEERKATESSSNHSDADEAAEKFKESQAKKQAELDQLLQEHQQIVSQIEELEKMKEGGEDMEEEEA encoded by the exons ATGAAGGAGGGATGGACCAACACGAGGCACGCCAGGGGTGAAACAACGCTCCTCTCACAGCGTGCACACGATAACATAGCCCAGATCGGGGCGGTGCAAGGGGGAAGGGTACGACCTGGCTCGGGGAAGATAGGCCTGGCGCCGGCTGACAGCCGAACAGACGCTGTGCGGCCGTACTTCCGTACTAACGAGTTTAATTCTGATTTCATCTCCCCCAACATCCCCGCCTATCCTTTCCAACTCTACTCCCCTCCTTCATGGTCTCACCCCTACTGCTACATCCCTCCCAACCTCCCCTACGCTCCACCCTTGCGCCTCCACCTGCCTATTCCGGGCCAACCCAAACAGCAACATCGGCACGATGTCATGGTCAGGAAGAGGGGAGATGGCAAAGGTTTCCAGCCGCTACCAATCAAG AGGGCCAAGCCAAAAGTACCACGTCACGAGTACCACAGCCCCTCCCATCATGTGATCAGTCCCCGCCCAGACCTACAGGCAGTCACAAG GAAATCAGCCAGAAATTACGTCCCGGCGTCCAACGACGGCATCACCCACTTGGAGGACCTGCGGTCCCTGTCCAGCGGGGCGAGTGACCAGCCTGTCCAGGAGGTACAGGTCATTGAGAGCATGCTGGACAGCATTGACCTGGCCTCCAAGGAGAGTGACCGGAACTTGGTGGGACTCGTGGAGTGTTACAAAAGGATATGCAAG GGTAATGCTTCAAGTGTACATAATTTGATGGCAGCCAGTCAGACAAAGCCAGGGAAAcataaaaagaggaaaatgcCGGCCAGTAATAAAGATACTCCACTCGTCATAAG GAGTTTCCGCAACCCCCAAAACCCACACCCCGTCGTCCAGTACTCCAGCCCAAAGGACCGACCGAAGTCATCGCAAAGCGCCTCACGGCCCCCTGTGCCCGCCCCGTACTTCTACAGCAGCCGCGGCCTGCCCCAGACGTCAGACGAGGGCGGGAACAGAGTCCGGCTGACTCGGCTCCCAG GTACTGCAAACAGGACCTCTGATGCAGTTCTGGCAGCCCCTGGAGCAGGGTCAATATCCAGGTCAGCTGGGAGTAGGGCGGGGTCTCGAGCAAACGCCCAGAACCCTCCAGAGGGTGTAGAAGGGACGAGACCTCCAAGCATACACAGCAATGCAAAGTTTGTCAACTCTGATGACGTCTATGCATTACGG GACTCATTCCACGTCCCGGCCAGTACACCGGTGACATCCGTCCTGGACATCAACAAGCTGTCAGAGACAGAAGGAGGAGATCACAACTCAG GCCAGCCGAGGCCTTCCGATAGCCAACCCGGCAGCGGCACTCCCAGCCTGAATGGCAGGACGGAGATCCCCACAGGCGGGGACCACAACAACTCCCCAGCGAACGGCGACATGGAGCTGACCTCCGTGACAGGGGAGAGTGTGGACATGATGGAGGGAAGAGGAGGGGCGGAGACGGTTGCCGGGGGCAATGACGGCGGGAGCATGGCCATCGTCATCTCGCTGGAGGAGGAGGACGGGACGGTGAAGACGGTGGACctggaggaagaggagagaaaagCAACAG AATCAAGCAGCAATCACAGTGATGCTGATGAAGCAGCAGAAAAGTTTAAG GAATCCCAGGCCAAGAAGCAGGCCGAGTTGGACCAACTCCTGCAGGAACACCAGCAGATCGTGTCCCAGATTGAGGAGCTAGAGAAGATGAAGGAGGGGGGCGAGGatatggaggaggaggaggcgtgA
- the LOC140230731 gene encoding sodium/bile acid cotransporter 5-like yields the protein MTTRIRTSTLPLLLGMFCLAVMVSSAYSHGAWSKINEQSLSQPESPSWLMDIRAMVKRQAEAEAGVSTTTTAVMPVNPEQTTTTKKPRKKNKNKNKDKKNKKGKKNKKKLSTTPTMSTNVTNVFKPDVGAFDIMNQPLGENITMNAFDEVTILFEGHTDEVHFNFTNLLAPVIMKFESESEKVFKIHSNHTVIFDPNDPTHNGTLVVTLKGGQLGVSGMIVRVTDLKGNEVFEEPTRYVIKTRRVPRVIDAIFDYILLPLILITTAGMGCKMDFIVIRDKLKKPLQILVGPVCQFICQPFYAFCISKILKLGGITAVGLVTVGSCPGGGVSNMITLLLDADLILSVTMTFTSTCLAVAMLPINMLIYARHFLSGSGGGGVNIPFANIMIQIMMLTVPVLLGMLVHYKLPKVANIAIKSLNVLSLSMVSATLIIGIYSNLYIFKSEWNVLLGAFLLPSCGFITGFMVSKFIARFPMESALTIMVETGVQNNLIAVSMIKLSYPQPEADLMARMPIFVAISSITIGLIMICAAVPTNRRRRAERKKKAEEIRELDDRYDRYEFEPTVRNGSAKAKTNGHFPTSDPLSEIPPSYEEAEPFITTQKVGKETIV from the exons ATGACGACCCGGATACGCACGTCAACCTTACCACTGCTTCTCGGCATGTTCTGCCTCGCTGTCATGGTATCGTCCGCGTACTCGCATGGTGCGTGGTCGAAAATCAACGAGCAATCGCTGTCGCAGCCCGAGAGTCCATCTTGGCTCATGGACATCCGAGCAATGGTCAAGCGACAGGCCGAGGCCGAGGCCGGTGTGTCGACTACGACAACGGCCGTCATGCCCGTTAATCCCGAGCAGACGACCACAACTAAGAAGCCgagaaagaagaacaagaacaagaataaagacaagaagaacaaaaagggtaaaaagaacaagaaaaagttGTCGACAACACCAACGATGTCGACTAATGTCACAAACGTATTCAAACCCGACGTAGGTGCGTTTGACATCATGAATCAACCCCTAGGTGAAAATATTACGATGAACGCCTTTGACGAGGTCACCATACTCTTCGAAGGACACACTGACGaagttcatttcaatttcactaATCTATTGGCACCGGTCATTATGAAATTCGAGAGCGAGAGCGAAAAGGTTTTCAAAATTCACAGTAACCACACCGTCATCTTCGACCCTAATGACCCTACCCATAATGGCACGCTAGTCGTCACGCTCAAAGGTGGTCAGCTTGGTGTTAGCGGAATGATCGTTCGCGTCACGGACCTGAAAGGCAACGAGGTCTTTGAGGAACCAACGAGGTACGTCATCAAGACGAGGCGAGTTCCTCGCGTCATCGACGCCATATTCGATTACATTCTGCTCCCACTTATTCTCATCACCACCGCCGGTATGGGATGCAAGATGGACTTCATCGTGATCAGGGACAAGCTCAAGAAGCCGCTGCAGATTCTCGTCGGTCCCGTGTGCCAGTTCATCTGCCAGCCGTTCTACGCCTTCTGCATCTCCAAGATCCTCAAGCTGGGCGGCATCACCGCCGTCGGTCTCGTCACCGTCGGTTCCTGCCCGGGTGGCGGCGTGAGCAACATGATCACGCTCCTCCTCGACGCCGATCTCATTCTCAGCGTCACCATGACGTTCACATCCACTTGCCTGGCCGTTGCTATGTTACCCATCAACATGCTCATATACGCTCGCCACTTCCTCTCCGGTAGCGGTGGTGGAGGCGTGAACATTCCTTTCGCTAACATCATGATTCAGATTATGATGCTGACTGTTCCAGTCTTACTAGGAATGCTCGTTCACTACAAACTACCTAAAGTGGCGAACATTGCCATCAAATCCCTCAAcgttctctccctctccatggTGTCAGCCACGCTAATCATTGGAATCTATTCCAACTTGTACATCTTCAAGTCAGAATGGAACGTGCTGCTGGGAGCATTCCTTCTCCCCTCGTGTGGATTTATCACTGGTTTCATGGTGTCCAA GTTCATAGCTCGGTTCCCCATGGAGTCCGCCCTCACCATCATGGTGGAGACTGGGGTACAGAACAACCTGATCGCCGTGTCCATGATCAAGCTCTCTTACCCGCAGCCCGAGGCCGACCTGATGGCTCGCATGCCCATCTTCGTCGCCATATCCTCCATCACCATCGGCCTCATCATGATCTGCGCCGCCGTGCCCACCAACAGGCGGAGGCGGGctgagaggaagaagaaggcGGAAGAGATTAGGGAACTGGACGACAG GTACGACCGCTACGAGTTCGAGCCGACTGTGAGGAACGGTAGTGCCAAGGCCAAGACCAACGGTCACTTCCCAACGTCCGACCCTTTGTCTGAGATACCACCCTCGTACGAGGAGGCTGAACCCTTCATCACCACACAAAAGGTTGGCAAGGAAACCATTGTCTAG